In Candidatus Binatia bacterium, one DNA window encodes the following:
- a CDS encoding protein kinase: MPDTSDTRQTDDPGARLRDDGLIARGGGGLVHRVFDRRLHRHAALKRPADNASDEALARFLDEARVMSRLDHPNVVPVYDVSSADEGGPSILMKLVEGRTLAAILDEQRGVPLVEGRLEPLLEIVLKVCDAVSYAHSRGVIHRDLKPSNVMVGSHGQVYVMDWGLAAIRDARAAATPTDAVEHSDTSTALCGTLAYMAPEQTAGDRAQIDERTDVFLLGGILYEILTGRPPHGREADDGVWERIRTAAIAPPEEATTEDVPAELGRITRRALSAHPDDRYPSVAALKLDLEAFLHSGGWFPVRRFRKGELILRAGEPGGFAYVLTEGHCEIYREASGVKHVIRIVGPGEVFGEVGLFSAAPRTANVEALTDVTALLVERRALDRELARSSWMRAFLDAAAARFLELDREAGNAAGKTPLADARASGTHTPTPRTSVPRR, from the coding sequence ATGCCCGACACCTCTGACACACGGCAGACCGACGACCCGGGCGCGCGGCTGCGCGACGACGGCCTGATCGCCCGGGGCGGCGGCGGACTCGTGCACCGCGTGTTCGACCGCCGCCTGCACCGCCACGCCGCGCTCAAGCGACCGGCCGACAACGCCTCCGACGAGGCGCTCGCGCGCTTTCTCGACGAGGCGCGCGTCATGAGCCGGCTCGACCACCCGAACGTGGTGCCGGTCTACGACGTCAGCAGCGCCGACGAAGGAGGCCCCAGCATCCTGATGAAGCTCGTCGAGGGTCGCACGCTCGCTGCGATCCTCGACGAGCAACGCGGCGTGCCGCTGGTCGAGGGTCGGCTCGAGCCGCTGCTCGAGATCGTCCTCAAGGTGTGCGACGCGGTCTCCTACGCGCACAGCCGCGGCGTCATCCATCGCGACCTCAAGCCGAGCAACGTCATGGTCGGCAGCCACGGGCAGGTCTACGTGATGGACTGGGGTCTGGCGGCGATCCGCGACGCGCGTGCGGCGGCGACGCCGACCGACGCCGTCGAGCACAGCGACACCAGCACCGCGCTCTGCGGGACGCTCGCCTACATGGCCCCCGAGCAGACCGCGGGCGATCGGGCGCAGATCGACGAGCGCACCGACGTCTTCCTGCTCGGCGGCATTCTCTACGAGATCCTCACCGGCCGGCCGCCCCACGGCCGCGAGGCCGACGACGGCGTCTGGGAGCGCATCCGCACCGCGGCGATCGCCCCGCCCGAGGAAGCGACGACCGAGGACGTGCCGGCGGAGCTCGGCCGCATCACGCGCCGGGCGCTCAGCGCGCATCCCGACGACCGCTACCCGAGCGTCGCCGCGCTGAAGCTCGACCTCGAGGCCTTCCTGCACAGCGGCGGCTGGTTCCCCGTGCGACGCTTTCGCAAGGGCGAGCTCATCCTGCGCGCCGGCGAGCCAGGCGGCTTCGCCTACGTGCTCACCGAAGGACACTGCGAGATCTACCGCGAGGCGAGCGGCGTCAAGCACGTCATCCGGATCGTCGGCCCGGGCGAGGTCTTCGGCGAGGTCGGGCTGTTCTCGGCGGCGCCGCGCACGGCCAACGTCGAGGCGCTGACCGACGTCACGGCGCTGCTCGTCGAGCGCCGCGCGCTCGACCGCGAGCTCGCGCGCAGCAGCTGGATGCGCGCGTTCCTCGACGCCGCGGCGGCGCGCTTCCTCGAGCTCGATCGCGAGGCCGGCAACGCCGCCGGCAAGACGCCGCTTGCCGACGCACGTGCGTCGGGCACGCACACGCCGACCCCGCGGACATCGGTCCCGCGCAGGTGA
- a CDS encoding AAA family ATPase — MVSSGSLSPLRAHEGARSNVLVAREEEMRWLRGCMEAALDGQPQVTVVIGEPGIGKTRLLRELQHAAVARGFTRAAARGYADVSAPYLLFKEALGSRVPALDDASPAGPCDPATQPAVKTQRSLESGANDRAVWLRSAAQAILGLARAEPLALVLDDLHWADEGSLQLLAHLVFAAADAALEGGVRLLVVASTRDLDATAPSARILARILARILREPICGRLELRGLEEHAAREMLCQLGVERPSHRLVGWIAAATRGNPLFIKTLVAQLLHDGTLHQSAGHWTIADDHTTLRLPEDVEQAVSERLRQLGAGCREILSAAAVLGDRWSASFLRAVVDVSEAAVASALAEGTREGLLRGDGRCFRFKHALIRQALQLELPASERARLHLRVADALDAGTDTGHEPDPFDVARHLIAAGREADPARVVRRAGDAAERAFACASWDLASTFFEAALVAAARLPDFPEAELARLHYRAAEAHYRDQDAAPCVENFLRARRLYERCGDPRGVVSSLAGWTRAQFTLASVPYGTHIDTAALEQTASALASDDPALASAAFAEIAQAEWTARRSERAAEMATRALRIADELDDARLRAEAERSLSLVSMQSLRLGDALSHLESGIAAARRTSDAWLLSHLVQRLPLPVLWSGRLDRVDAACSEAEALTSSVHDWGDHSLARAASACAALARGDFERVESEASHAMQLVQRSGYPWAGPLFLPALARARTLRGAFLEAEDALATLAQPGAVFEEPGPSIEIAAYIYRLAVRAASESSLAERETLRQTIESLPPPQPDDASDANAMGVYCALGEACDELGTTALVPEVHAILEHAAARGMVFSLGWVALVPRVLGLTAARIGRTQDARQWFETALRTARECGAHAALAQTRADYAALLARSGREDDAERARALLLPALRAFAELGMTPSFERASRFAVELGVDAERLPTPALEAAAHAGLGPLDVAVLVRIASGRTDGEIADELVLSPATVALRVEQILTRLGARTRREAIEIARRRGLLLVRVAQSAPRRVPAQVVMFTDVGGSTVLFDRLGDLPAYGLQRLHDDLVRDCLARTGGSEVRHTGDGIMASFSSASAAVRCATEIQHALARPDSPGARAGLQVRIGMNAGDVVAAAQDLFGVVVNAAARICALAGPGQILVSAAVAELCRDAGVTMRPLGRFPLRGLSQPFELLEVVW, encoded by the coding sequence ATGGTCTCCAGCGGCAGCCTTTCCCCCCTGCGGGCGCACGAAGGCGCGCGCTCGAACGTCCTCGTCGCCCGCGAGGAGGAGATGCGCTGGCTGCGCGGCTGCATGGAAGCCGCGCTCGACGGGCAGCCGCAGGTCACGGTGGTGATCGGCGAGCCCGGGATCGGCAAGACGCGGCTGCTGCGCGAGCTGCAGCACGCCGCGGTCGCGCGCGGCTTCACGCGGGCCGCGGCGCGCGGCTACGCCGACGTGTCGGCGCCATACCTGCTGTTCAAGGAGGCGCTCGGGTCGCGCGTGCCCGCGCTCGACGACGCCTCACCCGCCGGACCCTGCGACCCGGCGACGCAGCCCGCCGTCAAGACGCAGCGCTCGCTCGAGTCGGGAGCGAACGACCGGGCCGTTTGGCTGCGCTCGGCGGCGCAGGCGATCCTCGGGCTCGCCCGCGCCGAGCCTCTCGCGCTTGTGCTTGACGATCTCCACTGGGCGGACGAGGGCTCGCTGCAGCTCCTCGCGCACCTGGTCTTCGCGGCTGCGGACGCGGCGCTCGAGGGCGGCGTCCGGCTGCTGGTCGTCGCCTCGACGCGCGACCTCGACGCGACGGCGCCGAGCGCGCGCATCCTCGCCCGCATCCTCGCGCGCATCCTGCGCGAGCCGATCTGCGGACGGCTCGAGCTGCGCGGCCTCGAGGAGCACGCCGCGCGCGAGATGCTCTGCCAGCTCGGCGTCGAGCGCCCGTCGCATCGTCTCGTCGGCTGGATCGCGGCGGCGACGCGCGGCAACCCGCTCTTCATCAAGACGCTCGTCGCGCAGCTCCTGCACGACGGGACGCTGCACCAGAGCGCCGGCCACTGGACGATCGCCGACGACCACACGACGCTTCGTCTGCCCGAGGACGTCGAGCAGGCGGTGTCCGAGCGACTGCGCCAGCTCGGCGCCGGCTGCCGAGAGATCCTCTCCGCCGCGGCCGTGCTCGGCGACCGCTGGTCGGCGAGCTTTCTGCGCGCGGTCGTCGACGTATCGGAGGCGGCCGTCGCGAGCGCGCTCGCGGAGGGCACGCGCGAGGGGCTGCTGCGCGGTGACGGCCGTTGCTTCCGCTTCAAGCACGCGCTCATCCGCCAGGCCCTGCAGCTCGAGCTGCCGGCGAGCGAGCGCGCACGGCTCCATCTGCGCGTCGCCGACGCGCTCGACGCGGGCACCGACACCGGGCACGAGCCGGATCCGTTCGACGTCGCGCGCCACCTGATCGCGGCCGGACGAGAAGCGGATCCGGCGCGCGTCGTGCGCCGCGCCGGCGACGCGGCCGAGCGCGCGTTCGCGTGCGCCTCGTGGGACCTCGCGTCCACCTTCTTCGAGGCGGCGCTCGTCGCCGCGGCTCGGCTGCCGGACTTCCCCGAAGCAGAGCTCGCCCGCCTGCACTACCGCGCGGCGGAAGCGCACTACCGCGATCAGGACGCGGCACCCTGCGTCGAGAACTTCCTCCGCGCGCGACGGCTCTACGAGCGCTGCGGAGATCCACGCGGCGTCGTGTCCTCGCTCGCCGGCTGGACGCGCGCGCAGTTCACGCTCGCGTCGGTTCCGTACGGGACGCACATCGACACCGCCGCCCTCGAGCAGACCGCGTCCGCTTTGGCGAGCGACGATCCCGCGCTCGCGAGCGCGGCCTTCGCCGAGATCGCGCAGGCGGAATGGACCGCGCGGCGGAGCGAGCGCGCGGCGGAGATGGCGACGCGCGCCCTGCGGATCGCCGACGAGCTCGACGACGCGCGGCTGCGCGCGGAAGCGGAGCGCTCGCTGAGCCTCGTCAGCATGCAGTCGTTGCGGCTCGGCGACGCGCTGAGCCATCTCGAGAGCGGCATCGCCGCCGCCCGTCGCACGTCGGACGCCTGGCTGCTGAGCCACCTCGTGCAGCGCCTGCCGCTGCCGGTTCTCTGGAGTGGACGCCTCGACCGGGTCGACGCGGCGTGCAGCGAGGCCGAGGCGCTGACGAGCTCGGTGCACGACTGGGGCGACCACTCGCTCGCGCGCGCCGCGTCTGCATGTGCGGCGCTCGCGCGCGGCGACTTCGAGCGCGTCGAGAGCGAGGCGAGCCACGCCATGCAGCTCGTGCAGCGCTCGGGCTATCCGTGGGCCGGGCCGCTGTTCCTGCCCGCGCTCGCGCGCGCACGCACGCTGCGCGGCGCCTTCCTCGAGGCCGAGGACGCGCTCGCGACGCTCGCGCAGCCGGGTGCCGTGTTCGAGGAGCCCGGTCCGTCGATCGAGATCGCCGCGTACATCTACCGCCTGGCGGTCCGCGCGGCCTCGGAGTCGTCGCTCGCGGAGCGCGAGACGCTGCGTCAAACCATCGAAAGCCTGCCGCCCCCGCAGCCCGACGACGCGAGCGACGCGAATGCGATGGGCGTCTACTGCGCGCTCGGCGAGGCGTGCGACGAGCTCGGCACGACCGCGCTCGTCCCCGAGGTGCACGCGATCCTCGAGCACGCGGCGGCGCGCGGGATGGTCTTCAGCCTCGGCTGGGTGGCGCTCGTCCCGCGCGTCCTCGGGCTCACCGCGGCTCGGATCGGGCGCACGCAGGACGCGCGCCAGTGGTTCGAGACGGCGCTGCGCACCGCACGGGAATGCGGCGCGCACGCGGCGCTCGCGCAGACCCGCGCCGACTACGCGGCGCTGCTCGCGCGCTCGGGGCGCGAGGACGACGCCGAGCGGGCGCGCGCGCTGCTGCTCCCCGCGCTGCGCGCGTTCGCGGAGCTCGGCATGACGCCGTCGTTCGAGCGCGCCTCTCGGTTCGCGGTCGAGCTCGGCGTCGACGCCGAGCGCTTGCCGACGCCGGCGCTCGAGGCCGCGGCGCACGCCGGCCTCGGCCCGCTCGACGTCGCCGTGCTGGTGCGCATCGCATCGGGAAGAACGGACGGCGAGATCGCCGACGAGCTCGTGCTGAGCCCGGCGACGGTCGCGCTGCGCGTCGAGCAGATCTTGACGCGGCTCGGAGCGCGCACGCGACGCGAGGCCATCGAGATCGCGCGACGGCGCGGGCTGCTGCTCGTGCGGGTCGCGCAGAGCGCGCCGCGCCGCGTCCCGGCGCAGGTCGTGATGTTCACCGACGTCGGCGGCTCCACCGTGCTCTTCGATCGGCTCGGCGACTTGCCCGCGTACGGCCTGCAGCGCCTGCACGACGACCTGGTCCGCGACTGCCTCGCGCGCACCGGCGGCAGCGAGGTGCGTCACACCGGCGACGGCATCATGGCGAGCTTCTCGTCGGCGTCTGCCGCGGTGCGCTGCGCGACCGAGATCCAGCACGCGCTCGCGCGACCGGACTCGCCCGGCGCACGCGCCGGTCTGCAGGTCCGGATCGGGATGAACGCCGGCGACGTCGTCGCCGCCGCGCAGGATCTCTTCGGCGTGGTGGTCAACGCGGCCGCGCGCATCTGCGCGCTCGCGGGACCGGGGCAGATCCTGGTCAGCGCCGCCGTCGCCGAGCTGTGCCGCGACGCAGGCGTCACGATGCGCCCGCTCGGGCGCTTCCCGCTGCGGGGGCTCTCACAGCCGTTCGAGCTGCTGGAGGTGGTCTGGTAG
- the msrA gene encoding peptide-methionine (S)-S-oxide reductase MsrA: MAKTETAILAGGCFWGMQDLIRRLPGVIRTRVGYTGGDVPNATYWNHGTHAEAVEVVFDPDQLSYRELLEFFFQIHDPTTKNRQGNDIGPSYRSAIFYLSDEQRRIAEETIADVNASGLWPGPVVTEVQEAGPFWEAEPEHQDYLLRNPGGYTCHYPRPHWRLPRRPAAQTA, from the coding sequence ATGGCGAAGACGGAAACGGCGATTCTCGCGGGTGGGTGCTTCTGGGGCATGCAGGACCTGATCCGCAGGCTGCCCGGAGTGATCCGGACCCGCGTCGGCTACACCGGCGGCGACGTGCCGAACGCGACCTACTGGAACCACGGCACGCACGCCGAGGCGGTCGAGGTGGTGTTCGATCCCGACCAGCTCTCCTACCGCGAGCTGCTCGAGTTCTTCTTCCAGATCCACGACCCGACGACCAAGAACCGCCAGGGCAACGACATCGGCCCGTCGTACCGCTCGGCCATCTTCTACTTGTCGGACGAGCAGCGGCGGATCGCCGAGGAGACGATCGCCGACGTGAACGCGTCGGGCCTCTGGCCCGGTCCGGTGGTCACCGAGGTGCAGGAGGCCGGTCCCTTCTGGGAGGCCGAGCCCGAGCACCAGGACTACCTGCTGCGCAACCCCGGCGGCTACACCTGCCACTACCCGCGGCCGCACTGGCGCCTGCCGCGCCGCCCCGCCGCCCAGACTGCTTGA
- the msrB gene encoding peptide-methionine (R)-S-oxide reductase MsrB has translation MATRSRTGFDLSPPSPEQRRSLEADLSATEAQVLLRHGTEAPFCGALLHEKRPGVFTCRLCGLPLFRGGQKFDSGTGWPSFTAPFDPEHLREERDTSYGMIRTELLCARCGGHQGHVFPDGPPPTGLRYCINSVSLQFVPEGEPLPDKLGRGAPEGEPWRDDRET, from the coding sequence ATGGCCACACGTTCCCGCACGGGATTCGATCTCTCGCCCCCCTCGCCCGAGCAGCGTCGAAGCCTCGAGGCGGACCTCAGCGCCACCGAAGCGCAGGTGCTGCTGCGACACGGCACCGAGGCGCCGTTCTGCGGCGCGCTGCTGCACGAGAAGCGTCCGGGGGTGTTCACCTGCCGGCTCTGCGGCCTGCCGCTCTTCCGCGGCGGGCAGAAGTTCGACAGCGGCACCGGCTGGCCGAGCTTCACCGCGCCCTTCGACCCGGAGCACCTGCGCGAGGAGCGCGACACGAGCTACGGCATGATCCGCACGGAGCTGCTCTGCGCGCGCTGCGGCGGCCACCAGGGGCACGTGTTCCCCGACGGTCCACCGCCGACGGGGCTGCGCTACTGTATCAACTCGGTGTCGCTGCAGTTCGTTCCCGAGGGCGAGCCGCTGCCCGACAAGCTCGGCCGCGGCGCCCCGGAGGGCGAACCGTGGCGAGACGACAGGGAGACCTGA